Genomic window (Longimicrobiales bacterium):
CAACAACATCCTCACGTCGTGGCATTTGGACGGCGGTGAGATGACGACGAGCCAAGCTGTGACCCCCCGCAGCCTAATGAGCCACACATCAGGCCTCGGAGACGCCTTCGGCTTCCCCGGTTACGACCCAGCGGACCCGATCCCAACCCCAGTCCAAATCTTCGACGGCCACGAGGACTCCAACGTCGGCAAACTCTTTATGGAGCGAGCGCCGTATCAGGCATACGAGTACTCAGGGGGTGGCGTCACCCTTCAGCAGCAGGCGCTCGAGGACGCGCGCGGTCGCCCATTCGCGGAGGTGTTGCAAGACGACGTGCTGACGCCCCTAGGAATGACCCGCAGTTCGTATCAACAGCCGATCTCGCCCGAGCACGACCGAAATGCGGCGCGCGCCCACGACGGCGAAGGCCAGTCGAGAGGATCCAAGTGGCACGTGTATCCGGAAATGGCCGCAGCTGGCCTGTGGACCACCGCATCCGACCTCGCCCGCTTCGCCATCGAAGTACAGAAGTCAGTGAGAGGAGAATCGAACCGAGTCCTCACCCGCCAGACGGCGCGTGAAATGGTGACACCCGTGGGTGTCGGTGACTTCGCGGTCGGCTTCGGTCTCGAAAAGGAAGGCGAGGGTTGGTATTTCCAGCACGGCGGCTCCAACTGGGGCTTCAGGGGCAACCTTATGGCCCACACAGTGAAGGGGTACGGCTTCGCGATCATGACCAATGCCGACCAAGGCGGCGGCGTCATGAACGAGATCAGCCAGCGCATTCAGACCCTCTACCGATGGGACACAAAGGCCCCGCCCGTGCCGCGTGGTTACGCACCACCGGTAGAGAGGACGGAGGTCGCCGTGTCTGAAGAGAGCCTCAGCGTTTACGCAGGTGTGTACATGATGGAAGACACTGAGTTGACCATCACCCTGACGGATGGAGCGCTGTTCGTTCAGCCCGATGGCCAGGACGCCTTGCCGATGTCCCCCGAGTCGGAGACAGACTTCTTCATTCGCGGCGTGAATGCACAAATGACCTTCACGAAGGACGAATTAGGATCCGTAACCGGGCTCGTCCTTCATCAGGGCGGACGCGATGTCCGAGCCGAGAAGATCCGCTAACGGTCGTCGGAAATCACCCTCGTCGGCCTCAGGTGCTTCACGAACCACTCTTTGATGGCCGGCTGAACCGCCATCAAGAGCTTCGGTTCACGAGGACCATGCGGCGTCCGCGGCAACACAATCATCTCGGTTGGGACACCCTTCCGGTCGAGCGCGCGGTAGAACTCCTGACCTTGTGTGAACGGCACCCTTAGATCGTTCTCACCATGAATGACCTGCATGGGCGTGTCGATCTTGTCGATCTGATAGATCGCCGAGTGCTTCTCATACGTCTCGAAGTCGTCCCAGAACTCGCCCCCCATGTGACCGGCCAAATAATCCTGGACGTCCGTGGTCGTCACCATGCTGACAAGATTCGGTAACCCCGCACCCATGCTGGCCGCTTTGAAGCGATCGGTGCGAGTGACCGCGAACGAAGTCATGTACCCACCGTAGCTCCACCCCATCAACAACAGACTGTCCGGGTGGGCCACACCCATTTCAACCGTCAGGTCGACACCGGCGAGTAGGTCATCGAGGTCGCCGTATCCCCAGTCTTGGAAGTTGGCGAACCGGAATTCCTTGCCGTAGCCGGTACTGCCTCGTGGGTTGGGGCGGAGGACCGCGTATCCGTCCTGGGCCCAACTCTGCAGCATATAGATCCCAGGACTACCGGTGAACGATTCCACAAACGCTCCTGCTGGGCCACCGTGGACATTCAGAATCATGGGCACCTGTGTGCCCTCTTCGTAGCCCACGGGATACGTGAGAAGCCCATCGATGTCCAATCCGTCCGACGTCGTCCACGTCAGCTTTTCGGTGCGTCCCATCTCCGGCCTCGGGACACCCGCGTGCACGTCGGAGACGCGTACGCCGTCCGTCCCGTCGAGGTCGCCCACATAGACATCGGCCGGCATCTCAGGGGTTTGGAACGTGTAGGCCATCGTCTCTAAGTCGTCCGAGAACGAGAAAGCGCCGTAGACCCCCCGCTCCTTTGTCACCACACTCGCCTCAGAGCCGTCCGCGGGAAGCCTCTGCAGGTGCTGCTCGGTACCGACTGTTTCGCTGACAAGCAACGCGCGGCTGTCCGGCGTCCACTGAACGAGTCCCGCACTCCGGTCATGTGTATGAGCCAAAGCTTTCTGCTTCATGCCGTCTGGGGAGACCAAGAAGACGTCTCCTAGGCCGATCGGCTCTGCCTGGTCCCCCGAGCTCACGTAAGCGATCCAAGCGCCATCAGGTGACCACAGCGGTTGTCCCTCAGAACCCTGGCCGGTCACGAGTTGGGTGACCGCACCTTGGGGTACCGATACACGGGCGATATCCCCGGCAATCATCCCCGTGTTGATCCTGGGATCGGCCTGGTGCCCGAAGGCGATGCTCGAGCCGTCCGGGGCCCAATCGAAACCGGATACATGAAAGGGCCCTTCCGTTAGGCGCTCCACTTCAGCGGGCTCGCCCGTACCGTCCCCAACCTCCACAACATAGAGGTGGTTGAACTTGAAGTTCTGGTCGACCCGGATGATATAGGAGAGTTCTTCCTTGGCGGTCTTCTCCTCCTCCGTATCCGGATCGCGCTGCGTGAACGCAAAGCTGCGTCCGTCCGGAGACCAACTGAAAGCACTGACCCCAGGATCTGCATCGGTCACCTGCCAGGCCTCACCACCTTCGATCGGCATCACCCAGATCTGATTCTCACCTGACCGCTCCGACGTGAACGCGAGGTGATTCCCATCAGGCGAGAAACTCGGAGACCCGACAGACTTGTCCCCTCGGGTGAATTGGCGCGCGCCGCTCCCGTCCGCATCGGCAATCCAGATATGCGAGAGGTACTCCGACTTCTCGCCTTCCATGATGGGTTCCCGGACCATGAACGCTACGTGCTGGCCGTCCGGGGCGATCTCGATGCCCTGGACCGCCTTGTACTGCATCTGAAGCGCGGGCGTCCACCCATCTTGAGCCTGCGTCTCCCCAGGCATTGCCATCGACAAACCGACGACTGCAACGAACAAACCGCTGGCCAACGAACCGTAGCTCACGCGCATGGAGGTGATCCCTGATACTTGCTGATGAGTGGTGATAGGTCTCGAAGCGCTCGGAGCCGGCCGATCGCTGACTACAGAATACGCTGCGGGCCGTTTAGGGCTAGGGAGAAGCCGACCCGCTCGACGATCGCGGTCAGCTCCTGCTCTGTATACGCACCGATTTGCAGGCCCGGAGAACGAATGAAGGATGAGTCGATAATCCCTCGCTTTCGATACGTGAACTTGCGGTACGCGAGCCCAATCTTCGGCTGGAATTCATATCGAATGAGGGGCACGTAGCGGAAGAAGATCTCTGCCGCTCGTTCACGGTCTCCCGACCTGAACGCCTCATACACGGCGACGAGGACCTCCGGGAACGCAAAACCCGTCATGATGCCGCGCGATCCGCGCTGCAACTCCTCGAGAAAGTACATGCCCCCGAGTCCCCCGAAGATCCCGATCGTTGCAGGTGCGAATTCTTGTACGCGGGTCATCTTCTCGAGCGAGGGATAGTCCTCGAGCTTGATGTAGTCGACCCCGTCGATCTCGTTCGCCATGCGAGCGATCAGCGTCGGGGAGAGCAGAGTCTTGAACGACTCCGGGAAGTCGTGGATCGACACCGGGATGTCGAGGGCCTCCGCGACCGATGCATAGTAGTCGAAGATCGCCTCGTCGTTCTGGACCCCGAGGGGCGCCACAAAGACACCCGCAGCACCGAGCTCCTGGGCCTCGAGGCCCTGCTCGATCGCTCCCGCGGCACCAAACGCGAGGACCCCGACCCACGTCGGAAACGCCCCTGCCGCCTGGCCTACTGCCGTCGACACGACGAGCCGACGCTCTTCATTCGAAAGCCGATGCGCCTCGCCCATGAAGCCGAGCACGCTCACGCCGTGTACGCCGACGGCGAGCTCGAAGTCGATCAAACGCCGTATGCTGCCTTCGTCGACCTGTCCTGCGTCGTCGAAGGGAGTGGGGAGGATGGGGAAAACGCCCTGAAGATCCATGAGTCTCAGTCTATGTGAGGTGGTCTGTTCTAGATGGGGGTTATGAATTTGCCCACACCGGCCTCGCCGACGACGTCACCATCTCGGAATACACACGAGCCCCGGAGCCACGTCGACACGACCCGGCCTCTGACTTCCTGTCCGTGATAGGGCGACCAGCCAACGGCGTAGTGAGTCGCGTCGTCCTGGACGGTCCACTCGGCGTTCGGGTCGAAGACGACGAAGTCGGCGTCGCTTCCCTCTGCCAACCGACCCTTTTGCACGAGGCCGAACACATCTGCGGGTCCCGAGCACACCAGTTCGACGAACCGAGCGAGGTCAATGCGTCCCGTGGCCACACCCGCACTGTACAGAAGCGGCCCGAGTGTCTCCGCCCCAGGCATGCCAGCGAAAGCGTCGAAGATGTTCGGCGTCTCTTTTCGATGGAGCGGATACGGAGAGTGGTCCGAGGTCACGATGTCGATGGCCCCTGACTCCAGCCTCGCCCACAAGGCGTCGACCTCGTCCTGCGATCGAAGCGGCGGATTACACTTGGCCCTTCCTCCCTGGGCACTCAGCGCGTCCATGGTCAGTAGCAGATACTGCAGACACGTCTCTCCTGTCGCTGAGACACCCTGACTCCGGTTCCAGTCGATGAGGTCGAACGTGCGCGCGAGCGTGCCGTGGACCATGTGGAGACGAGCCCCCGTCCAATGCGCCAACTCGAGAAGTCTGCCCGCAGCCTCCGCCTCCGCCACGGGTGGGCGGCTGAGGGCATGATCGATCGGTGCGGTATCTCCGCGAGCACGAAAGGCCTCTTCTTGAGAGAAGATGATCTCCTGATTCTCTTGGTGCGCCGCGACCGGCAATCCGGTCCCTGCGACCTCCTGGAAGGCCTCGTACAGCCTCCCGTCCGGAATCCGAGGGAAGCGCAACGGATCGGCTTCAATGGTCGACACCTTAAAACCAGCCGCGCCCACAGACGCCATTTCGCCTAAGACGGATAGGTCACCAGTAGGTCCGAACGTCGCGTAGAGGGCTACATCGACGACGGCCTCTCGACCCACGTCTTCAATCTTGGCGACAAGCGTCTCCTTCGAATTCACCGGTCGGGCCGGTTTGTCGAAGGGCATATCGATGATCGTTGTCGTCCCCCCCGCAGCTGCAGCACGTGTGGTCGCTGTGATGCCCTCGTCGACGCACGAGCGGGTATGCACGTGGGCGTCGACAAAGCCGGGGAGGATGAGCATACCACGAGCTGTCAGGACCTCGACGGCCTCGGGCCGGGACGCCGACAACGCGACGATTCGCCCTCCTTGGACCGAGAGCCAGCCATCTCTGAGAACAGAGCCGTCGGGGCGAACAATGTCCCCGTTCACGGCGAGGTCGAGCGGCGCGTCCTGTGTCATGATGTCTCGGAAGAGGTTACGTGTCGGCCAACACCGCATCGAGCGCGTTGATAGCCATCTCCCCTAGGTCAAAAACAGGGAGTTCGAGCAGGGTCCTCGTGAGGTCCAACAAGGCGGGAGAGAGGCCAACGTAGTCGAACACCAGCGCGTCGGCATCCGCGTGAAGCGCACTCGCACTCAATCCATCGCGGAGTGCACGACCGACCGGGCCTGAGCCTCCGGCACGCATGCCGTCATCCGGCACAAAGCCTGCCAGAGTCGCCACATGGGCCTGGGCTTCGAAGCCCGCGGAGGCCCACTTGGCTACGGACGGCCCTGCTTGTTCGATGAATGGGACGACGGCCACCAACTTCTCGACACCCTCCTCGCGAAGAACAGACGCGCTGAGCTCGAATGGCCGTATGAGCGGCTGCTCCCCGACCAACCCAGGGAACGGTCCGGCACAAAGCACCAGGTGCGCCGTGACCTCACTGTCCAACGCCGAGATAGCGTTTTGGATTTTCGGTTCGAGCACCTCAGCGTCCACTTCCACACGAGTGCCGTCCTGGAGCGTGGTTTCGAGCGGGAAGCCGCCACTGCGCGGCGGAGGCACGGCGCTCACGGCTGTACCATCGAGGGCTCCCACCACCACGAAGTCGACATCGGGGAAACGCTTTGAAACACCATCCGTGAGATCCGGACGGGGCGTTTGACCGATGATGTAGGTCCCAACGACCGGACGGCGCATAGTCCACTCGGTTTGAGGCACTGACAGGAGACCCCAGTCTCCCAGTCCGTTGGCAGATCACGCAAGCACCCCGCGTGTTTGGATCGCGCTCACCTGCTACGTTGGCAACCCTCAACGACCCCTTGGAGCATGGGTATGATCGACATGGCCAGCCGCACGAAACAACGCCGCACGCTCGGTTTGGCCCTGACAATCAGCCTAGCCGCCTGCAGCGGCCCTGAGGCCGAGTCCGCCGATCTCGTTCTTATCGGTGGCTCGTTGTACTCGTTCGCCTGGAGGACGATGCTCGAGCTCGGAGTCCCGCTCACCTTCAACTCGGACAACCCGGGTTCGAGTCATGGCCCTTTTTATGGCTTGCATTCTGCGGTCACCCGGAGCGACCCCTCCGCCGAACCCCGGGGCGGCTGGTACCCGGAGCAGGCGGTAACGCCCGAAGAGGCCATCCGCGCTTACACGAGCGGAGCCGCTTACGCTGCGATCGTGGGCGGCGTGATCGCCTACGAAGCTCCCAATACCGTGAACCGGTAGAGACCCGCCCATGGATATCTTCCTCGACTCGCTGGCTACGATCGACACGTTGTTGTGGGGCCCGTGGACCATGGTCCTCATTGGCGGAGTCGGCGTGTACTTCACGATCCGCTCGGGCTTCTTCCAATTCACCGGGTTGTCGTACATCGTGCGCCGGACGGTCTGCAGCATCCGCCGCAGACCGAGTATAGGTGGCGGATCATCGGCTCTGATGAGTCCCTTCCAGGCCGCTGCCACCTCATTGGCCGGCACGGTCGGCATGGGCAACATGGCGGGCGTCGCTACCGCTCTCTCGGTCGGTGGCCCGGGTGCCATCTTCTGGATGTGGGTCATGGCGATCTTCGGCATGATGTCGAAGACGGTGGAGATCACGCTCGGCGTCTACTATCGCGAACGGGGCGAGGACGGCCAGATGCGCGGCGGACCCCAACACACCATTCGACGCGGACTCGGATGGAATCCGCTCGCCGTGCTGTTCAGTCTTGGCATGCTCGTGAATGCGGTTGTTGCCGCCTCGATGCTGCAGGCACATACAGTCGGTAGAGCTTTCCTCGCTAGCTACGATCTGAATCCATACCTCGTCACAGGGGTTATGGCCGTCATCACAGCCATGGTTGCGCTAGGAGGATTGCGCCGGGTCGGCCGCT
Coding sequences:
- a CDS encoding AroM family protein translates to MRRPVVGTYIIGQTPRPDLTDGVSKRFPDVDFVVVGALDGTAVSAVPPPRSGGFPLETTLQDGTRVEVDAEVLEPKIQNAISALDSEVTAHLVLCAGPFPGLVGEQPLIRPFELSASVLREEGVEKLVAVVPFIEQAGPSVAKWASAGFEAQAHVATLAGFVPDDGMRAGGSGPVGRALRDGLSASALHADADALVFDYVGLSPALLDLTRTLLELPVFDLGEMAINALDAVLADT
- a CDS encoding amidohydrolase family protein, with translation MIDMASRTKQRRTLGLALTISLAACSGPEAESADLVLIGGSLYSFAWRTMLELGVPLTFNSDNPGSSHGPFYGLHSAVTRSDPSAEPRGGWYPEQAVTPEEAIRAYTSGAAYAAIVGGVIAYEAPNTVNR
- a CDS encoding dihydroorotase family protein, giving the protein MTQDAPLDLAVNGDIVRPDGSVLRDGWLSVQGGRIVALSASRPEAVEVLTARGMLILPGFVDAHVHTRSCVDEGITATTRAAAAGGTTTIIDMPFDKPARPVNSKETLVAKIEDVGREAVVDVALYATFGPTGDLSVLGEMASVGAAGFKVSTIEADPLRFPRIPDGRLYEAFQEVAGTGLPVAAHQENQEIIFSQEEAFRARGDTAPIDHALSRPPVAEAEAAGRLLELAHWTGARLHMVHGTLARTFDLIDWNRSQGVSATGETCLQYLLLTMDALSAQGGRAKCNPPLRSQDEVDALWARLESGAIDIVTSDHSPYPLHRKETPNIFDAFAGMPGAETLGPLLYSAGVATGRIDLARFVELVCSGPADVFGLVQKGRLAEGSDADFVVFDPNAEWTVQDDATHYAVGWSPYHGQEVRGRVVSTWLRGSCVFRDGDVVGEAGVGKFITPI
- a CDS encoding serine hydrolase, which translates into the protein MNIPASVALALLVTIVPQSSQAQMSAPEQRAAIEGAQTDPGNNPLAAMTIQELMDHFNVPGVSIAVIRDFKIHWAKGYGVADVETGAPVDTETMFQAASISKPVAAMGSLKAVQDGLFGLDDDINNILTSWHLDGGEMTTSQAVTPRSLMSHTSGLGDAFGFPGYDPADPIPTPVQIFDGHEDSNVGKLFMERAPYQAYEYSGGGVTLQQQALEDARGRPFAEVLQDDVLTPLGMTRSSYQQPISPEHDRNAARAHDGEGQSRGSKWHVYPEMAAAGLWTTASDLARFAIEVQKSVRGESNRVLTRQTAREMVTPVGVGDFAVGFGLEKEGEGWYFQHGGSNWGFRGNLMAHTVKGYGFAIMTNADQGGGVMNEISQRIQTLYRWDTKAPPVPRGYAPPVERTEVAVSEESLSVYAGVYMMEDTELTITLTDGALFVQPDGQDALPMSPESETDFFIRGVNAQMTFTKDELGSVTGLVLHQGGRDVRAEKIR
- a CDS encoding dihydrodipicolinate synthase family protein, with the protein product MDLQGVFPILPTPFDDAGQVDEGSIRRLIDFELAVGVHGVSVLGFMGEAHRLSNEERRLVVSTAVGQAAGAFPTWVGVLAFGAAGAIEQGLEAQELGAAGVFVAPLGVQNDEAIFDYYASVAEALDIPVSIHDFPESFKTLLSPTLIARMANEIDGVDYIKLEDYPSLEKMTRVQEFAPATIGIFGGLGGMYFLEELQRGSRGIMTGFAFPEVLVAVYEAFRSGDRERAAEIFFRYVPLIRYEFQPKIGLAYRKFTYRKRGIIDSSFIRSPGLQIGAYTEQELTAIVERVGFSLALNGPQRIL
- a CDS encoding S9 family peptidase; this translates as MRVSYGSLASGLFVAVVGLSMAMPGETQAQDGWTPALQMQYKAVQGIEIAPDGQHVAFMVREPIMEGEKSEYLSHIWIADADGSGARQFTRGDKSVGSPSFSPDGNHLAFTSERSGENQIWVMPIEGGEAWQVTDADPGVSAFSWSPDGRSFAFTQRDPDTEEEKTAKEELSYIIRVDQNFKFNHLYVVEVGDGTGEPAEVERLTEGPFHVSGFDWAPDGSSIAFGHQADPRINTGMIAGDIARVSVPQGAVTQLVTGQGSEGQPLWSPDGAWIAYVSSGDQAEPIGLGDVFLVSPDGMKQKALAHTHDRSAGLVQWTPDSRALLVSETVGTEQHLQRLPADGSEASVVTKERGVYGAFSFSDDLETMAYTFQTPEMPADVYVGDLDGTDGVRVSDVHAGVPRPEMGRTEKLTWTTSDGLDIDGLLTYPVGYEEGTQVPMILNVHGGPAGAFVESFTGSPGIYMLQSWAQDGYAVLRPNPRGSTGYGKEFRFANFQDWGYGDLDDLLAGVDLTVEMGVAHPDSLLLMGWSYGGYMTSFAVTRTDRFKAASMGAGLPNLVSMVTTTDVQDYLAGHMGGEFWDDFETYEKHSAIYQIDKIDTPMQVIHGENDLRVPFTQGQEFYRALDRKGVPTEMIVLPRTPHGPREPKLLMAVQPAIKEWFVKHLRPTRVISDDR